In Rhizobium rhododendri, a genomic segment contains:
- a CDS encoding ROK family transcriptional regulator: MSRAELADRTGVTRPAVTQMVASLDRFGLVEEGPSRRGLRGQPARPISIRGAAGYSGGISFSQTYLDAAIIDMTGRPIGQKRLPLTSPDPETVAKVAQTALLAIKAEASVKNMSLLGIGFAMPGDFWIGKALLAAHVYFPGFDKLDAQSFFQARFEERIFVENDGRTCIMGERLAGVGRGHSDFMLVHIGHGVGGGLFLDNRLYRGAHLNAGPLYTFFPIDQPRPSGQDLLETLRRAGFSAKDFDTLEEAGSDEAAVIAEWTTRAGTQLAPYLHHVANVLDPEFIIVGGRLPASILSAIVEATGLPLEALENQIAGSPPVVRASSLGAEAGAIGAASVPIFDLLHA, from the coding sequence ATGTCTCGGGCTGAATTAGCTGATCGAACCGGCGTGACTCGTCCTGCCGTCACCCAAATGGTAGCCAGCCTCGATCGCTTTGGCCTAGTGGAGGAAGGTCCGAGCCGCAGAGGACTACGTGGTCAACCAGCGCGCCCAATCAGTATCCGTGGTGCTGCGGGGTATTCGGGAGGCATCAGTTTTTCACAAACGTACCTCGATGCCGCAATCATAGACATGACCGGGCGTCCAATCGGTCAGAAGCGCTTGCCCCTTACATCGCCCGATCCCGAGACTGTCGCAAAAGTCGCTCAAACAGCCTTACTTGCTATCAAAGCCGAAGCGTCAGTCAAGAACATGAGCCTATTGGGGATCGGCTTCGCGATGCCTGGTGATTTCTGGATTGGGAAAGCGCTCTTGGCGGCCCACGTTTACTTTCCCGGCTTCGATAAGCTCGACGCACAGTCATTCTTCCAGGCACGGTTCGAAGAACGTATTTTCGTGGAGAATGATGGGCGGACATGCATCATGGGCGAGCGGCTCGCGGGGGTTGGCCGTGGGCATAGCGATTTCATGCTGGTTCATATTGGCCACGGCGTGGGTGGCGGCCTGTTCCTTGACAACCGTCTCTATAGAGGGGCCCATCTAAACGCCGGTCCGCTGTACACCTTTTTCCCGATCGATCAGCCTCGCCCCTCGGGTCAGGACTTGCTAGAGACCTTACGCAGGGCGGGCTTTTCGGCGAAGGATTTCGACACGCTCGAGGAAGCAGGATCGGACGAAGCCGCGGTAATCGCAGAATGGACCACGCGCGCTGGAACCCAGCTCGCTCCTTATTTACATCATGTCGCCAACGTTCTCGACCCGGAATTCATCATCGTTGGAGGGCGGCTGCCAGCGTCGATCCTTTCGGCGATCGTAGAAGCTACCGGTCTGCCATTGGAAGCGCTGGAGAATCAGATCGCGGGGTCCCCCCCAGTCGTTCGCGCTTCGTCGCTCGGCGCAGAAGCCGGCGCGATCGGCGCAGCGTCAGTCCCTATATTCGATCTATTGCATGCATGA
- a CDS encoding pectinesterase family protein, with protein sequence MKMWKSLVARCSTLAILIAVSAPAHAQSCTDQADCTKKATDKVSQALTPKLAPVFGDYPKFFIHDSLANVDYPAPKDTETFYDASTGRTGFNFPANSSLETTTLAQVDPNTGFTVMLVQKTRDNTAPTGGSTLSLLSSSGNDGYLSFMLGAQPAASGQKWAFGKSMLQTGKPTTAFWQQSWDMDLLGPTGTFWGVEWVYYTFTPDGKVRVDRFAPYTYFLAFTAYQWDQALLDSGFPHVPFPTGTPTGRPNPLTFGGVGPWVLGAASAPGQGSPTINPIKALPGYETATIFSSPLSPREVVAYQNTLKGSYFLDVDMQPCNSGKFLDSTIKTPCGTASPGNPPSDVATAARTGFTANVDPNGVILQGEDGNGGSFSTIQAAINALPATGGTIRIPPGVYSETINITQPNVKLIGTGTDATKVVITGNHSAGATNQATGQPYGTSGSYTVAINGDDAYVSNLTIQNTADYERPGYQNNAQAVALLSNGDRAVYRAVRVLGGQDTLYLSGLKRAYFSNCYVEGYVDYIFGNGKAVFDGCTLKTKLHGSLIGENTITAQKRETESEDSGFVFNNTRFLFDSPYMTNAWLGRPWGSRSTVYFLNSTMGPQITDDGWIEFVPPMNGQPGTNNLPTSTYREYNTKYGDMNGQGSSPFDISQRESASPKSNVPLTASEVAALAPGIYLAGSDGWQPTLVSDGSKLNEQNVPVEVPGIGAPKAPVITADVGGNGNVQVTWAGQPAQPAEQGYSVTARQHGRDYGPFNFPAYAYTAYVEVARNDEPVTVQVSAFNAQGSSAPSDAVHVTPTSHDPSVPTDIVINPASKTAALSFTVDNEGVQPVFGGAVPHAGAYTALYASELDAYQGKAIAGTSHGFTAKSWNFTNLRPNTTYWMSLRVYNGFNSPTVIKSFKTNP encoded by the coding sequence ATGAAGATGTGGAAATCATTAGTCGCACGGTGCTCGACGCTGGCCATTTTGATCGCTGTCTCGGCCCCTGCCCACGCCCAATCATGCACGGATCAAGCGGATTGCACAAAAAAGGCGACCGATAAGGTATCGCAAGCCCTTACCCCCAAGCTTGCGCCTGTATTCGGCGACTATCCAAAATTTTTTATCCATGACTCCCTTGCAAACGTCGATTATCCTGCGCCGAAGGATACGGAGACGTTCTATGATGCATCGACAGGGCGAACCGGTTTCAATTTTCCTGCGAACTCGTCACTCGAAACGACTACCCTTGCACAGGTTGATCCGAATACGGGCTTTACCGTGATGCTCGTCCAGAAAACCCGCGACAACACTGCGCCGACGGGTGGATCAACGCTGTCACTCCTGAGTTCATCCGGCAACGATGGCTATTTGTCGTTCATGCTAGGCGCCCAGCCCGCAGCTTCAGGTCAAAAGTGGGCCTTCGGGAAGAGCATGCTTCAGACCGGAAAGCCTACCACCGCATTTTGGCAGCAGTCCTGGGATATGGATTTGCTGGGACCCACCGGCACATTCTGGGGTGTTGAATGGGTTTATTACACGTTCACGCCAGACGGCAAAGTCCGTGTCGACCGGTTTGCCCCATACACATACTTCCTCGCCTTCACTGCCTATCAATGGGATCAGGCGCTTTTAGATTCGGGCTTCCCGCATGTCCCGTTCCCCACCGGAACGCCAACCGGAAGGCCCAACCCTTTGACGTTCGGTGGCGTGGGGCCGTGGGTCCTCGGAGCCGCAAGCGCACCAGGGCAGGGATCGCCGACGATTAACCCCATTAAGGCCCTGCCCGGTTACGAGACCGCGACGATCTTCTCCTCGCCGCTGTCGCCGCGTGAAGTCGTGGCATATCAGAACACGTTGAAGGGGAGCTATTTCCTCGATGTCGACATGCAGCCATGCAATTCCGGGAAATTTCTCGACAGCACGATAAAGACACCATGTGGCACAGCAAGTCCAGGAAATCCGCCTTCTGACGTCGCAACCGCGGCACGGACGGGGTTTACTGCCAACGTCGATCCGAACGGCGTCATTTTGCAGGGCGAAGATGGTAATGGAGGTAGTTTCTCGACCATCCAAGCTGCAATCAACGCACTTCCTGCCACAGGCGGAACGATCCGGATTCCACCGGGCGTCTACTCAGAAACGATCAATATTACGCAGCCGAACGTCAAGCTCATCGGAACGGGGACCGACGCGACCAAGGTCGTTATTACCGGTAATCATTCGGCGGGCGCGACCAATCAAGCGACTGGCCAACCTTACGGGACTTCCGGCAGTTATACCGTCGCGATTAATGGTGATGACGCCTATGTCAGCAATCTGACTATCCAGAACACCGCTGATTATGAAAGACCTGGATATCAAAATAATGCGCAGGCGGTAGCGCTTCTTTCGAATGGCGATCGGGCAGTTTATCGTGCCGTTCGGGTCCTTGGAGGCCAGGATACCCTGTACCTATCTGGCCTGAAAAGGGCCTATTTCAGCAACTGCTACGTCGAAGGATATGTCGACTACATTTTTGGGAATGGAAAGGCGGTTTTCGATGGTTGCACGTTGAAGACCAAGCTTCACGGCAGTCTTATCGGTGAAAATACCATTACCGCTCAAAAGCGTGAGACCGAAAGCGAAGATAGCGGGTTTGTTTTCAATAATACACGGTTTCTGTTTGACAGCCCATATATGACCAACGCTTGGCTGGGTCGCCCATGGGGTAGTCGTTCGACGGTCTACTTCCTCAACTCGACAATGGGGCCACAGATCACCGATGATGGGTGGATTGAGTTTGTACCGCCTATGAATGGGCAGCCGGGGACGAACAATCTGCCCACTTCTACCTATCGCGAATACAACACGAAATACGGTGATATGAATGGGCAGGGATCTTCGCCGTTCGATATTTCCCAACGTGAATCCGCGTCTCCCAAGAGCAACGTGCCCTTGACGGCGAGTGAGGTGGCGGCACTGGCACCGGGAATTTATCTCGCGGGAAGCGATGGATGGCAACCTACGCTGGTCAGCGACGGTTCGAAGCTCAACGAGCAGAACGTGCCGGTAGAAGTGCCCGGGATCGGTGCACCTAAGGCGCCGGTTATCACCGCCGACGTCGGCGGAAATGGAAACGTCCAGGTGACATGGGCTGGGCAGCCAGCACAGCCGGCAGAACAGGGCTATTCGGTGACAGCGCGTCAGCACGGCCGGGACTACGGTCCTTTCAACTTTCCGGCCTATGCCTACACGGCCTATGTCGAGGTGGCTCGCAATGACGAGCCGGTAACTGTTCAAGTCAGCGCGTTCAACGCTCAGGGGTCGAGCGCACCTTCGGACGCGGTTCATGTGACACCCACCAGCCATGACCCCAGCGTGCCAACAGATATCGTCATCAATCCGGCATCCAAGACGGCCGCTCTGAGCTTCACGGTGGACAACGAAGGTGTCCAGCCTGTCTTTGGCGGTGCAGTGCCGCATGCGGGAGCGTACACGGCGCTCTATGCCAGCGAACTCGACGCCTATCAGGGCAAGGCTATCGCCGGCACCAGCCACGGGTTCACGGCCAAGTCCTGGAATTTCACCAACCTCAGACCCAACACTACCTACTGGATGTCTCTCCGAGTCTATAACGGCTTCAACAGCCCGACTGTTATCAAGTCCTTCAAGACAAATCCGTAA